From Toxorhynchites rutilus septentrionalis strain SRP chromosome 2, ASM2978413v1, whole genome shotgun sequence, a single genomic window includes:
- the LOC129764916 gene encoding zinc finger protein 226-like encodes MNTLYLVYVPHTVEYTPAVQFSTLEYATVEIVNDIRCPSGDDGSVTSSDATNVSADSQIKFGIKTERPDSFLEKVFLGPNGGAHLDFMLSQNCPTKENFHRTEENTAKCHFHEPTENPLTPSRLPAIIADAIIEDSSSSIDEGIGLSASDDSGDDQSLPDSNNNNNSNHKCINGKTIEDNCHNPDEEDDDDLDYGDEGGRDINSALINGKKKRKASGNKSYQCEICEELFSKKKILREHLSQQHPGQNSNRCHICGKTFKLRSNLRQHARIHTGERPFRCDICGKTFVQGSALTVHKELHKDNKEYKCDVCKKDFKSKFAFKKHEKVHQGLRPFICDVCGKSFTQSCNLKAHLQLHSGNYAFKCGTCLKTFRFKSHYEDHLMTHTKDKKYTCLICGRNFAYKNSYQRHMQHIHKEESQHQCNICSKTFVKLSHLTFHKKSHRKGSSLICEICGLVFEEETTLARHYQTVHGSEEERRLFKCVICSKSFEDECELKTHFKLHEADDCPFKCGMCGILNLSQS; translated from the exons ACTGTACCTTGTTTACGTGCCACATACGGTGGAGTATACACCTGCTGTCCAGTTCTCTACGCTCGAGTATGCGACCGTGGAAATCGTTAACGACATCCGATGTCCTTCCGGCGATGATGGGTCTGTTACGTCCAGCGACGCAACAAATGTCAGTGCGGATTCGCAGATAAAATTTGGGATAAAGACCGAAAGGCCCGATTCTTTTCTGGAGAAAGTATTCCTCGGACCGAATGGAGGAGCCCATCTGGACTTTATGCTTTCGCAAAATTGTCCCACGAAGGAAAATTTTCATCGCACAGAAGAG AACACTGCAAAGTGCCATTTTCATGAACCGACAGAAAATCCGCTCACTCCGAGTCGATTACCAGCAATTATAGCGGACGCCATAATTGAGGATTCCAGCTCTAGTATCGACGAAGGAATCGGACTTAGTGCGTCGGATGATTCTGGCGACGATCAAAGTCTTCCTgatagcaacaacaacaacaacagcaaccacAAATGTATAAACGGAAAAACCATAGAGGACAACTGCCACAATCCGGACGAGGAAGATGACGACGATCTCGATTATGGGGACGAAGGCGGGAGGGACATTAATTCCGCGCTTATCAACGGCAAGAAAAAGCGGAAGGCTAGCGGCAATAAATCATACCAATGCGAAATCTGCGAGGAgctattttcaaagaaaaaaatacttcgGGAACATCTCAGCCAGCAGCATCCGGGCCAGAACTCGAACCGATGTCACATCTGTGGCAAAACATTCAAGCTACGGTCAAATTTGCGCCAGCACGCGAGGATACACACCGGCGAGCGTCCTTTTCGGTGCGACATCTGTGGGAAAACTTTCGTGCAGGGCAGCGCGCTGACAGTTCACAAAGAACTGCACAAGGATAACAAGGAGTATAAGTGTGATGTGTGTAAAAAGGACTTCAAATCTAAGTTTGCGTTTAAGAAACATGAAAAGGTGCACCAAGGGTTAAGGCCGTTTATCTGTGATGTGTGCGGAAAATCGTTCACCCAGTCTTGCAATTTGAAGGCACATCTTCAACTTCACAGCGGGAATTATGCTTTCAAATGTGGCACATGTTTGAAAACATTCCGATTCAAATCGCACTACGAGGACCACCTTATGACTCACACGAAGGACAAAAAGTATACCTGCCTCATATGTGGGCGGAATTTTGCCTACAAAAATTCTTACCAACGCCATATGCAGCACATTCACAAAGAGGAATCCCAGCATCAGTGCAATATATGTAGTAAAACTTTTGTGAAATTGAGCCATTTAACGTTCCACAAAAAGTCCCACCGCAAAGGCAGCTCGTTAATTTGTGAAATTTGCGGTTTAGTGTTTGAGGAAGAAACTACTTTAGCGAGGCATTACCAAACCGTTCACGGTAGCGAAGAAGAGCGGAGGCTGTTTAAATGTGTCATATGTAGCAAATCCTTCGAGGACGAGTGTGAACTGAAAACACACTTCAAGCTACACGAAGCGGACGACTGTCCTTTCAAGTGTGGGATGTGTGGGATTTTGAATCTAAGTCAGTCGTAA